The DNA window GCGCCGGAGCAGAGCTATCTCTTGCTCCTCTTCTATGTCCTGTTCGCGGTCGGCATCGCCGTCCTCACCTGGCGCAACTGGTGGCTCGACGCCCGGCTCGCCGCCCCCGCGCACCTTCTCGACATGGCGGTGTTCACCACCATCGTCTTTTCGACCAACGGCTACACCAGTCCCTTCTTCCTGTTCTTCATCCTGCCGCTCCTGTCGGCGGCGATCCGCTGGGGCTGGCGTGAAACCGCGCTGACCGCCGCCGCGCTCGTCATCCTTTACCTGACGGCAGGCCTGCTGGTGGCCGGAAGCGAGCGTTTCGAGGTGCAGCGGTTCATCGTCCGCAGCGGACATTTGCTGATCCTGTCGCTGCTGTTGATCTGGTTCGGCATCCATCAGCGCCGGCCGGAGCTCTTCTCGGCAGTCGACGGGCTGGGCCCTTCGCCCGATCGCACCGACGATCCGCTCATGCAGGCTTTGCGCCTGGCGATGACGGCAACGGGCGCACGATCGGGAGCGCTGCTCCTCGATCGGGAGGGCGGCGACCAGTTCAACGGCACGATGGTGTCTGGCGGCGTGCCCGCGCCGGTGACGGCCGATCGGCCGCTCATTCGCCACGAGCAGACGAATGTCGCACTGTTCGCATTGCCGCGGCTGCGGACCTTAAGCAGGCGCGCCGAGGGCTGGTACCGGTTTCGAAACGCCGCTCGCCTCCTCGAAACCGGCTTCTTCGAAGCGCACGGGATCGACGAGGGACTTGTCGCCAGGGTGAACACCGGCACCCAGGCCGGGTGGCTCGTCCTTTGGGACCTCACCGATTCCTCGGTCGATTATCTTGAGCTTGGCCAGGAAGCAGGGCGCGCCGTCGGCGCCTTGCTTGACCGGGAGGCGCTGCTTTCCGCCATCGAGCAGGGCGCGGCGGCGCGCACCCGCCTGTCGCTCGCTCGCGATGTCCACGACAGCGTCGTCCAGTTCCTCGCAGGCGCCGCCTTTCGCGTCGAGGCCATGATGCGGGGATCCCGCTCCGGCCAACAGGTGGAAGCCCAGCTCGGCGAACTGAAACGCCTGCTGATCGAGGAGCAGGGGGAAATCCGCGCCTTCATCTCCGCGCTTCGCCGCGACCGCGAACTGGAGCTCGAGGAAGCGGTCGACGAGTTGCGTGCTCTCGCTGCCCGGCTTGCCCGGCAATGGAACATCGAATGCCGCGTGCAGGCGGCGCATGACCATGCTTCCGTCCCGATCCGCCTCGCCTTCGACCTCCAGCAGCTGCTCCGCGAGGCCGTCGCCAATGCCGTCCGCCATGGCGGGGCGAAGCGTGTCGATGTCGCCATTCGTGCAGCCCAGGATCAGCTGGCGCTCGAAGTGAAAGACGACGGATCCGGCTTCGGCCCGGCAACGGGCGGCAAGCTGATCGAACCATGGTCGCTGAAGGAGCGTGTCGACCGTGCGCGCGGTTCGCTATCACTCGTGTCCGAACCCGGCTGTACGAACCTCCTGATCACCTTGCCACTCGACGGAGCCCCTGCATGACCCGCGTCCTGATTGCCGACGACCACCCGATGATCGCCGCGGCGATGGACGTGCTGCTGCGCGGGACGAAGTACGACCTCGTCGGCCGCGCCCGGACCGGCGCCGAAGCGCTCGCCCAGGTCCGGCAGCACCGTCCCGACATCCTGCTGCTGGACGTCAACATGCCAGACGGCAACGGCATCGACGTGCTTCGCCAGCTTCGGGAAGGCGGGGAAAAGGCGCGGGTCATTCTCCTGACCGCGGGCATGACCGACGCGGAACTGCTCAAGGCCGACAAGCTCACACCCGAGGGCATGATCCTAAAAACGTCCGACCCTGCATTGCTTCTCGACTGCATGGAGAAGGTCTCCGGCGGCGACAATTTCATCGATCCCGAGATCGCCGAGCAGCTGCGCCAGGCGAAGGAGCGAGCGGCGCGGACGCCATCGCTGACGCCGCGCGAGCGGGAACTGGTCGACCTTGTCCGGCAGGGGCTTCGCAACCGCGACATCGCCGCGCAGCTCGGTGTCACCGAAGGTACGGTGAAGGTCTATCTCCACGCCATCTTCGACAAGCTGGGCGTCGACAATCGCACGGAGCTGGCGATGCGCGCAGCGGACCTGCTGGGGGACTGAGCTTCAGTAGCGCGCTTTGATGAAGTCGCGCGCCTGGCGAAACTCGACGGGCGTGACCCGGCCGTCACTGTCGCCGTCGGCGATCCTTCGGAACTCCGCAGCGGCCTTTTCGGCCTCCGAGGGGTTCAGCAAAATGTCGTCGTCCGCGTCGTAGAACTTCAGCGCCCAGTTCATCAGCACCCAGTCGCGCTCGAACAATTGCACCGCCGCGGGAGTCGCTCCGACCGTCGGGTTGCCGGGCGCATCAGCAGTTCCGGGTGCGGCGGCGGCGAGTGCAAGGGCGAGGACTGGGCCGATCATGCGCTTCTAAACGCACGAACGGCGATGGCGTTCAGCCGTGGGGGGCCATTGCCGCGCGCACCGCCTTGTGGAGCGCGTCGGACCGAAACGGTTTGGCGAGGAGCGGCGCGTCGGGCGCGGTCCGCTTGACCGCTTCGGTCTCGCTATAGCCGGACACGAACAGGATCGGCTGCTCGGGCAACTTCTCGCGGATGCGGCTCGCGACCTCCGCGCCGGACATGCCGGGCATGATGAAGTCGACGATGACCAAGTCGGGCCTTTCGCGATCCAGGAGCTGGAGGCCCTCGGCGCCGTCGCCCGCCTCACGCACGCGATAGCCCTGTTCCTCGAGCGCATGGACGACGAAGCCGCGGACATCGGGATCGTCGTCGATCACCAGCACGGACGCCGCCGGCCGAACCGCTTCGTCGGCGTCGCTCTCGGTGACGTCCGCGGCCGCATCCCGAACCACTGCGCCATCCGCCTTGCGGAACAGCAATTTGACGGTCGTGCCGTCGCCTGGACGGCTTTCGATCCGTGCGGTGCCGCCCGATTGCCGCGCCATTCCATAGACCATCGACAGGCCGAGCCCGGTGCCCTTGCCGACCTCCTTGGTCGTGAAGAAAGGTTCGAAGGCGCGTTCGACCACCTCCGGCGGCATGCCGAGGCCGGTGTCGCCGATGCATAATTCGAGATAGTCGCCGTCCTCCAGTTCGGGATCGCCCGATATGGCCACGGGCTTGGTCGCGAAGGTCAGGACGCCGCCTTCGGGCATCGCGTCGCGCGCATTGATCGCCAGGTTGAGGATCGCGACTTCCAGCTGCGTGGGGTCGGCCATCACCGGCAGTCCGCCGTCGTCGAGCTTGAATTCCTTGCTGACGCCCGGGCCCAGCACGTTGCGCAGCAGCGGGCGCATGTTGGTGATCAGCGGGGCCACCTGGGTCGGCCGCACCTCGAGCCGCTGGACGCGGCTGAAGGCC is part of the Sphingomicrobium sp. genome and encodes:
- a CDS encoding ATP-binding protein: MRQDAHLNFSGPQSLFQHQSGRVIALGRTMLAALFLVSIWLDHSQPAVAPEQSYLLLLFYVLFAVGIAVLTWRNWWLDARLAAPAHLLDMAVFTTIVFSTNGYTSPFFLFFILPLLSAAIRWGWRETALTAAALVILYLTAGLLVAGSERFEVQRFIVRSGHLLILSLLLIWFGIHQRRPELFSAVDGLGPSPDRTDDPLMQALRLAMTATGARSGALLLDREGGDQFNGTMVSGGVPAPVTADRPLIRHEQTNVALFALPRLRTLSRRAEGWYRFRNAARLLETGFFEAHGIDEGLVARVNTGTQAGWLVLWDLTDSSVDYLELGQEAGRAVGALLDREALLSAIEQGAAARTRLSLARDVHDSVVQFLAGAAFRVEAMMRGSRSGQQVEAQLGELKRLLIEEQGEIRAFISALRRDRELELEEAVDELRALAARLARQWNIECRVQAAHDHASVPIRLAFDLQQLLREAVANAVRHGGAKRVDVAIRAAQDQLALEVKDDGSGFGPATGGKLIEPWSLKERVDRARGSLSLVSEPGCTNLLITLPLDGAPA
- a CDS encoding response regulator transcription factor: MTRVLIADDHPMIAAAMDVLLRGTKYDLVGRARTGAEALAQVRQHRPDILLLDVNMPDGNGIDVLRQLREGGEKARVILLTAGMTDAELLKADKLTPEGMILKTSDPALLLDCMEKVSGGDNFIDPEIAEQLRQAKERAARTPSLTPRERELVDLVRQGLRNRDIAAQLGVTEGTVKVYLHAIFDKLGVDNRTELAMRAADLLGD